In Juglans microcarpa x Juglans regia isolate MS1-56 chromosome 8D, Jm3101_v1.0, whole genome shotgun sequence, the following are encoded in one genomic region:
- the LOC121241962 gene encoding tetraketide alpha-pyrone reductase 2-like — MEVYCVTGGTGLLAAYLVKTLLEKGHTVRTTVRDPEDVRKVGYLWEFNGAKERLKIMKADLMVEGSFDEAVQGVDGVFHTASPVLVPYDNNIQATLIDPCIKGTLNVLSSCSKASTTVKRVVLTSSCSSIRYRDDAQQISPLNETHWSDPDYCKRHNLWYAYAKTLAEKEAWRMAGESGMDLVVVNPSFVVGPLLQPQPTSSLLLILAIIKGVRGEYPNTTVGFVHIDDAIAAHILAMEDKKASGRLICSGSVAHWSQIIEMLRAKYHSYPFENKCGSNEGDSNPHSMDTTKITQLGFPPFKTLDQMFDDCIRSFQEKGFL; from the exons atggaagtgTATTGTGTAACAGGAGGAACAGGGTTGTTGGCTGCATACCTGGTGAAGACCTTGCTAGAGAAGGGCCACACTGTGAGAACAACAGTGCGAGACCCAG AGGATGTGAGAAAGGTTGGTTATCTCTGGGAGTTCAATGGAGCCAAGGAGAGGCTTAAGATCATGAAAGCAGATTTAATGGTGGAAGGAAGCTTTGACGAGGCAGTACAAGGGGTTGACGGTGTCTTTCATACCGCATCCCCCGTTCTGGTTCCCTACGACAACAACATTCAG GCAACTCTGATCGATCCATGCATAAAGGGCACTTTGAATGTGCTGAGCTCCTGCTCAAAAGCGAGCACAACTGTGAAAAGGGTTGTTCTCACATCTTCCTGTTCTTCAATAAGATACCGTGATGATGCCCAGCAGATTTCTCCTCTGAATGAAACACATTGGAGTGATCCAGATTACTGCAAACGCCACAAC CTTTGGTATGCATATGCAAAGACTTTAGCTGAGAAAGAAGCTTGGAGAATGGCTGGGGAAAGTGGGATGGATCTGGTGGTAGTGAATCCATCTTTCGTGGTTGGCCCCCTGCTTCAACCACAACCAACCAGCTCACTCCTCCTTATATTGGCCATAATTAAAG GTGTCAGAGGTGAATATCCAAATACAACGGTTGGATTCGTGCACATAGACGATGCCATTGCCGCACACATCTTAGCTATGGAGGACAAGAAAGCATCTGGAAGGCTTATATGTTCAGGCTCGGTGGCTCATTGGTCCCAAATCATTGAGATGCTGAGGGCTAAGTATCATTCCTACCCATTTGAAAACAA GTGTGGCAGCAACGAAGGAGACAGCAATCCACATAGCATGGACACCACTAAGATTACTCAATTAGGGTTTCCTCCATTCAAGACCCTTGATCAAATGTTTGATGACTGCATCAGAAGTTTCCAAGAGAAAGGATTTCTGTGA